In the Agromyces flavus genome, GGGCCTGCCGCCGGGTCCGATCGGCAACCCGGGCGACGTCGCGATCGACGCGGCGCTCAACCCGGCCGACGGGCCGTGGCTGTACTTCGTGACGGTGAACCTCGAGACGGGTGAGACGGTGTTCTCGGCCACGCTCGAGGAGCACGAGGCCGCGGTCCAGCAGTTCCTGCAGTACCTGGAGGAGAACGGGTAGATGGCCGAGCCGACGGATGCCACGGGCGCGCCCCTCCCTCGCGGCGCCCGTCGTCCGCGTCGACTCGCGGTGTTGGGCTCGCCGATCGCGCACTCCAAGAGCCCCGCGCTGCATCGGGCGGCCTACGACCGCCTCGGGCTCACCGACTGGGCGTACGAGCGCGCCGAGGTCGGCGAGGGCGAGCTTGCCGCGTACCTGGATCGGCTCGGGCCCGAATGGCGGGGGCTCTCGCTCACGATGCCCCTCAAGCCCGAGGCGCTCGAGATCGCCGACGACGTGGAGCGGCTCGCCGAGCGCGCGGGTGCCGTCAACACGCTGCTGCTCGCCGACGACGGCAGCCGGCTCGGCTTCAACACCGACATCGGCGGGATCGTCCGCGCGCTCGCGGACGCCGGCATCAACGAGATCCGGCACGGCGTGCTGGTCGGGGGAGGCGCCACGGCCGCGTCGGCGCTGATCGCG is a window encoding:
- a CDS encoding shikimate dehydrogenase, whose protein sequence is MAEPTDATGAPLPRGARRPRRLAVLGSPIAHSKSPALHRAAYDRLGLTDWAYERAEVGEGELAAYLDRLGPEWRGLSLTMPLKPEALEIADDVERLAERAGAVNTLLLADDGSRLGFNTDIGGIVRALADAGINEIRHGVLVGGGATAASALIAMAELGALSVEVCVRDAGRAASVVELGHAMGLVIETRPIARLAEHAPADLVISTVPGGTDLGMVPSDPIAAATLLDVAYAPWPTLLASSWLERGGRVVHGLEMLLHQALLQVRIFVGGDPLAPLPDEEGVLDVMRRAL